In Terriglobales bacterium, a genomic segment contains:
- a CDS encoding DUF3341 domain-containing protein, which produces MKRPPIYGLLAEFDSPTALVAAAHQARTAGYRRMDGYSPFPIEELAEALGFEKSSVPMVVLIGGILGGSLGYLMQYWISVINYPLNIGGRPLNSWPAFIVVTFEMTILGAALFTVLGMLALNGLPEPYHPVFNVERFAFATRDRFFLCIEARDPQFDRAATQKFLEGLKPRQVLEVPH; this is translated from the coding sequence TTGAAACGCCCGCCCATCTACGGACTGCTGGCGGAGTTCGACTCGCCCACCGCGCTGGTCGCAGCGGCGCATCAGGCGCGCACGGCCGGCTATCGCCGCATGGACGGCTACAGCCCCTTCCCCATCGAGGAACTGGCGGAGGCGCTGGGCTTCGAGAAGAGCAGCGTGCCCATGGTGGTGCTGATCGGAGGCATCCTGGGTGGCAGCCTGGGCTACCTGATGCAGTACTGGATCTCGGTGATCAACTACCCGCTCAACATCGGAGGGCGGCCGCTGAATTCCTGGCCGGCGTTCATCGTCGTGACCTTCGAGATGACCATCCTGGGAGCGGCCCTGTTCACGGTGCTGGGCATGCTGGCGCTGAACGGGCTGCCCGAGCCCTACCATCCCGTCTTCAACGTGGAACGCTTCGCCTTCGCCACCCGCGACCGCTTCTTCCTGTGCATCGAGGCGCGCGATCCCCAGTTCGACCGCGCCGCCACTCAGAAGTTCCTGGAGGGCCTGAAGCCCAGGCAGGTGCTGGAGGTGCCGCATTAA